The Amycolatopsis sp. DG1A-15b genome contains the following window.
CTCCTCGTCGAAGATGTCGAGCAGCGGTGACGTCGGCAGGACGAGTTCGTCGGCCCGGCGCCAGGTGTCGGTGCCGGGCAACGCGAGCGCACCGGCCCAGCGCGGGGCGTCGTCCCCGCAGTCGGCGATCAGCCGCAGCACCGCGCCGGCGAGTGTCGTACCGTCCAAACCGGACCGGACGTCCTCGACGCTGCGCTCGACGGCGTCACGCAGCTGATCGGCGTTGAGCAGCTCGCGGGCGTCAGCGTGCTTGGCACCCAAGCGTTCCAGGAGCGGGTGCGAGGCGGCGGGGTGCACCAGCCGCAGGCCCGGGATGTCCACATCGAACAGTAGGTCGAGCAGTTCGGCCGAACCTTCGACGAGCAGGCAGCCGCGGGCACCCGGCAGTGTCCGGCCGTCCGACAGCGGAACCGGCAGGCCGTCCAGCCGTTCGGCGGCGAGCGCGTGCGAATCGACGGCGATCGCCAGGGCCGCGTAGAGGTCCCGCCACCAGCCCGGATCGCGGGTGACGCCGGTGAGCGTGTCCAGCACCTCTTCGATGCCGATCACTTGCCCCGAAACGGCTTTGAGGACTTGTGCGGGTCCTTCGACCAGGCCGGGCACGAGATCGGCGAGCAGCGCGGGCAGGCCGGGCACATCGACGTCGAGCACCCGGGCCTGACGACCGGATACTTCATTGCCGTCCTGAGTGGACAGCCACGGCTCCACCGCGAGGGTGGCCAGGACTTCGTCACGCAGCTTGTTGTCCACAGTGGACTTGGGAAAGCCCGGCACCGGGACGAGCGCGAACCGGTGCGCGGCCGGCAGCAGCCGGACGAGCCCGACGTATTCCTTCGCCGCGGCCTCGAGCGCCTGCGCCAGTTCGGGCCCGGGCAGCGCGCGACGCCGCGACGGTTCGACCGGAACCGAGGCGAGCAGCCGGGCGGGCAGCGACAGCCCGTCGTCGGTGGGTGTCGGGGCGTGCAGAACGTCCTCGTCGAGCGGCCGGGGCGCCCCATCGGCGCCGACCGGGACGGCCCACACGACGTCGCCGCGATGAGTCAGCCAGCGCGTTTCTTTTTCTGGACCACGGATTTCGACGAGGTCACCATCGGCTTGGCGCGTCCAAACGCGACCGTCGACGTCGAATTCCCCCAGCCAGGGCAGGGCCAGCAGCAGATCGGCAACGTCCCGGGCGAGTTCGCCGAGAAGGGCCTGCCCGTCGACGCCGTCCCGCAGCGGCAGCCGGACTTCAGTGTCGAAGCCGGGCGGCACGTCGGCGGGAACGGGCCACGGGAGCCGCAGGACGGGAACGTCCCCGTCGATGCCGGCGGCTTGCCGGGTGCGTTCGGCGGAGAAGGCGACCCCACCGGTGGTGGAGACGACGCAGGGTTCGTCGGAGACGGTCCGCACGGCGGCGAACCCGACCCCGAAGCGCCCGACGGTCTCGCCGGTCTTGCCGGAGGCCCGCAGCGAAGCGAGCGAGGCAACACCCCGGGCGTCGAGCGGGGCGCCGGTGTTGGCGAACCGCAGTTCGGAGTCCACAAGGGACACCCGAACCCGCCCGGGCGTCCCCCCGGCCATGGCGGCATCGGCGGCGTTCTGCGCGAGCTCGACGAAGAGCCGATCCCGGTAGGCGCCGACCCGGAGGTCCCGTTCGACGTTGGTGTCCTCGGTGAGCCGGGTGGGCGAGTCCCGCCAGGAGCGCAGGGTGGCCTCGCGCAGCCGCGCGGTCCCGAAGGGATCGCCCGGCTCAGGGGTGTCGCCGATCACCGTTCGGGAGCGTTGTCGACCTGGGCTTGCGCTTCATCGGCCGGCGAAGCCTCGGTCACGACGTTGTCGGTGAGGACGGCTGGCGGAACTTCGCTGTCCTGAGGTTCACCACCCGAATCGCCCGGAGCCTCGGCAACAGCCTCAGTCACCTCGGCCACGTCCTGCGCTTCGGTCACCTCGACCGGCTCCGCTGCTTCCGGCGCCGCGGTCTCAGCAGACTCGGCCGGGGCCGGCTCCGCCGCTTCGCCCGGGAACGATGCCTCCCCACCAGCCGAGACCGGCTCGGCAGCGAGGTCAGCCGCCTCGGCGGGGACGGGATCCACCTCCGCCGCATCCGACTCGGCAGCCACCGGAATCTCGTCCGCCTCAGCCTCGGCGACCGCTTCGTGCGCCTCGGCCCGAAGCTCGGTCGCATCGGTCACCTCGGCCTGGGTCGGCTCGGCTTCCGCGGGCTCGGGCACCTCAGCCACCACCGGCTCGGCGACCGCATCGGTCACCACGGGAGCCTCCGAGGCCGCGGGCTCAACCTCCGCGGCCACCGCTGCCTCGGCAACCCCCTCGGACACCACCGGCTCGGCCGGCTCAGGCGCTCCCGCTGCTTCACCGGACTCAGCGACCGCATCGGTCACCACCGGCGCAGCCAGTTCGGGCGCTTCCGCTGCTGCGACCGGTTCGGCAACTTCACCGGCCACCTCCACCGGCTCAGCCACCCCATCGGCCGACTCGCCGACCGCCCCAGCCAGGCCGGCCGCTTCCGCGGCTACCGGCCCAGGCACCTCGGCCACCACCGGCGCGGTGACCGCATCGGTCACCACCGGCTCGGCCGGCTCAGACACTTCCGCTGCTTCACCCGGCTCGGCGACCGCATCGGTCACCACCGGCTCGGCCGGCTCAGGCGCTTCCGCTGCTTCACGCGGCTCGGCGACCTCACCAGCCGTCACCGGCTCAGCCACACCTTCAGCCGCCTCGACCGGCTCGGCCACCGCCGAAACCGCCGCCTCCGAAGCCGCTGTCTCCGCGACAGCCGCGTCCGAAGGCGCCTCAGGTGACTCCGCCTGTGCTGTCTCCGGCTCCACCTCCGCCGGCGACACGTCCGACTCCGCGATCCCCGTCGCCGGCTCGGCCGCCGCCGTCTCCACCACCTCCGGCGATGGCGCCGGTGCCGGTGCCGGTGTGAAGTCCAGCAAGGAATCGTCGTACACCAGCTCGGCCACCGGGACCGAAGAGGTCACCTCGA
Protein-coding sequences here:
- a CDS encoding DUF3027 domain-containing protein → MTLLLTLDDGSVQRKLAEAVEFARAAVLEDAPEEQLGAHVGVTREDAVTASHLFEAQVPGYGGWRWSVTVAAAGEDEPVTVSEVVLVPGPSALVAPAWVPWERRVRAGDLGVGDIFPAAENDPRLVPAYLQSDDPAVEEVSREAGLGRVHALSRFGRTEAAARWHAGEFGPRSDMARSAPDVCGTCGFFVPLAGSLRGVFGVCGNDIAPADGHVVDVEYGCGAHSEVEVEVTSSVPVAELVYDDSLLDFTPAPAPAPSPEVVETAAAEPATGIAESDVSPAEVEPETAQAESPEAPSDAAVAETAASEAAVSAVAEPVEAAEGVAEPVTAGEVAEPREAAEAPEPAEPVVTDAVAEPGEAAEVSEPAEPVVTDAVTAPVVAEVPGPVAAEAAGLAGAVGESADGVAEPVEVAGEVAEPVAAAEAPELAAPVVTDAVAESGEAAGAPEPAEPVVSEGVAEAAVAAEVEPAASEAPVVTDAVAEPVVAEVPEPAEAEPTQAEVTDATELRAEAHEAVAEAEADEIPVAAESDAAEVDPVPAEAADLAAEPVSAGGEASFPGEAAEPAPAESAETAAPEAAEPVEVTEAQDVAEVTEAVAEAPGDSGGEPQDSEVPPAVLTDNVVTEASPADEAQAQVDNAPER
- a CDS encoding molecular chaperone Hsp90, with translation MIGDTPEPGDPFGTARLREATLRSWRDSPTRLTEDTNVERDLRVGAYRDRLFVELAQNAADAAMAGGTPGRVRVSLVDSELRFANTGAPLDARGVASLASLRASGKTGETVGRFGVGFAAVRTVSDEPCVVSTTGGVAFSAERTRQAAGIDGDVPVLRLPWPVPADVPPGFDTEVRLPLRDGVDGQALLGELARDVADLLLALPWLGEFDVDGRVWTRQADGDLVEIRGPEKETRWLTHRGDVVWAVPVGADGAPRPLDEDVLHAPTPTDDGLSLPARLLASVPVEPSRRRALPGPELAQALEAAAKEYVGLVRLLPAAHRFALVPVPGFPKSTVDNKLRDEVLATLAVEPWLSTQDGNEVSGRQARVLDVDVPGLPALLADLVPGLVEGPAQVLKAVSGQVIGIEEVLDTLTGVTRDPGWWRDLYAALAIAVDSHALAAERLDGLPVPLSDGRTLPGARGCLLVEGSAELLDLLFDVDIPGLRLVHPAASHPLLERLGAKHADARELLNADQLRDAVERSVEDVRSGLDGTTLAGAVLRLIADCGDDAPRWAGALALPGTDTWRRADELVLPTSPLLDIFDEEVFEEDGAMDVLDEDFAGDWPQSTLEAAGVLDSFAVVVDDEPHEPDHDLPDEEAWWDSRPEPPSTLVAIRDLDLVADDAWPAALRLLASRPETWHALRVPHGHAAWWIAQYAVLGGAPPNEWRLPDADLAGLFDEVPDVGLNEELLKVAGVRADLTLSTLDEAQGVLHRLSDGHRQVSPGLAARAYDAVVESGFEVWEPGNLRAADGSVVGGALILDVPWVAGALEPHQYVVAPANPDRLSFLLDEPLASEEPAEVTSEGEYAPWAELPALKLVADQLGIRLPDGGVLVHDPLTVRIKGADHDVQWWSDDRLHAADTSEGLARAFAWAAGRWPDRHLITALLDDPSPRTLLA